The proteins below come from a single Bombyx mori chromosome 7, ASM3026992v2 genomic window:
- the LOC110386111 gene encoding uncharacterized protein LOC110386111, with protein MKNKTIQLIVLFLILITSDLTFGKGNYNKKNLRTHQQNKKHNNTKTKFESERIKRSTNDFGTVQFWTNKEIVRPKYFNSEDSLQNIEDAPIYGKIHNEPPFWAIRGRRDSSSSEIYTEPHRLESDRHDLQQNYDHVTKIGLWNEPDLKHPANFWANRGRRNPLDFDRSFMLEPLWERDLRQENDPFWGNRGKKEEAFWSSKGKTEENPFWANRGRRLDQLEDRTNRDSNTDVDPFWGSRGRRKDMEFIKDHKKENLKQSILNAINDVEKDVKTLSRLRRSPGAGLNFWLNRGRDSKLKHLFNRNSNNKAYVSNAGSSTVNTVNPSNAETLSDSRIYADEPHYILLERNSRSSAEDDPFYISRGKKYYLKYNFGRPGRDRRGAIEEIVKSVRNDPYYIARGKKDLTNESSTQRNQYSKIKELVCTAIDMVLKKNNGDVVKRDITDSERDRRTILKKLAAQLQNDPYFASRGKKSSADEGNHLNEFIDSIAEKCS; from the coding sequence atgaaaaataaaacgattCAATTGATTGTACTGTTTTTGATATTAATTACGTCGGACTTAACATTCGGAAAAGGAAACTATAACAAGAAGAATCTTAGAACACATCAGCAGAATAAGAAACATAATaacacaaaaactaaatttgaaaGTGAAAGAATAAAACGGTCTACTAACGATTTTGGTACAGTACAGTTTTGGACAAATAAAGAAATCGTTCGCCCAAAATATTTCAATAGTGAGGATTCGCTTCAAAATATTGAAGACGCTCCAATATATGGAAAAATTCATAACGAACCACCGTTTTGGGCTATACGTGGGCGAAGAGATAGTTCTTCATCAGAAATCTATACTGAACCTCATAGACTCGAAAGTGATAGACATGATTTACAGCAAAATTATGACCATGTAACAAAAATTGGTTTATGGAATGAACCAGATTTGAAGCATCCAGCTAATTTCTGGGCCAATCGCGGCAGACGCAATCCATTAGACTTTGATAGAAGTTTCATGCTTGAGCCGTTATGGGAAAGAGACCTTAGACAAGAAAATGACCCTTTTTGGGGAAATAGAGGAAAGAAAGAAGAGGCTTTTTGGAGCAGCAAAggtaaaactgaagaaaatccATTTTGGGCTAATCGTGGTCGAAGACTTGATCAGCTAGAAGACCGAACAAATCGTGATAGTAACACTGATGTTGATCCCTTTTGGGGTAGCCGTGGCCGGCGAAAAGATATGGAATTTATTAAAGAccacaaaaaagaaaatttaaaacaatccaTTTTAAATGCTATCAACGACGTTGAGAAGGACGTAAAAACTCTTTCGAGATTACGACGGAGTCCGGGCGCTGGCTTAAATTTTTGGTTAAATCGAGGTCGAGACAGTAAATTAAAACATCTGTTCAACAGAAACTCGAACAATAAAGCATATGTATCGAACGCTGGAAGCAGTACCGTAAATACAGTTAATCCTTCAAATGCTGAAACTTTATCGGATAGCCGAATATACGCAGACGAACCTCATTATATCTTATTGGAAAGAAACAGCAGATCATCTGCAGAAGACGACCCCTTCTACATATCACGcggtaaaaaatattatctgaaATATAACTTCGGACGACCTGGTAGAGACAGACGAGGCGCTATTGAAGAGATAGTAAAATCTGTCCGGAACGACCCTTATTACATAGCGCGAGGAAAAAAGGATCTTACTAATGAAAGTTCAACACAACGTAACCAATATTCGAAAATCAAAGAACTAGTCTGTACTGCGATTGATATGgtgcttaaaaaaaacaacggtgACGTAGTAAAAAGAGATATTACGGATAGCGAAAGGGATAGACGAACTATTTTGAAGAAACTGGCAGCTCAATTGCAAAATGATCCGTATTTTGCCAGTAGAGGTAAGAAAAGCTCTGCAGACGAAGGTAATCATCTAAATGAATTCATTGACAGTATTGCCGAAAAATGTTCTTAA